The genomic region cgccatgatttcccgtttccatctctaacttcagatgtactggggtcgctggtgctgcatctggctagccagctgtcctcacccgcgcaaaagcgggtcatgaggcttgttaatgcggccatcgttctcggcttattttggccgaggtgtctggcgagccattcgtcacggacgctatgcttaaaagctgccaaggcttcggcgtccggacagtcgacaatctggttctttttagtaagaaacctgttccaaagctttcgggctgactctccgggctgttgagttatatgactcaaatcgtccgcatccggaggtcggacataagtcccttgaaaatttgcccgaaaggcgtcttcgagctcttcccaacttccaatggagctttcggggaggcctttaagccagtgacgagctggccctttgagcttgaggggtaagtacttgatggcgtggagatcatctcctcgagccatatggatatgaaggatgtagtcctcaatccagaccccagggtctgttgttccgtcgtatgtctctatgtttacgggtttgaatccctctggaaattcatggtccagcacctcatcggtgaaacatagggggtgtgcggcacccctgtagctgggtgtaccgcgttgttcggatgtttgttgtgttgcattgtatgctggggcgcgcttgcgtggtccatagatggatcttgttgcgccgtcctttgggtgcgagccctcgcatgggtcgcgtgttgtattgtgagtggcgttgtatgccgctctgtgttggtagaggggtcgtctatccggccaggtggctgctttgatatttggttgtggggggtctgaggcctcctcatcgaattcaggtagcagcttccgctttgggtagctcttggaggggcgattgtcgccgtacctcgctgctgtgttgagtattttactccatctgatttggagtgtgtcttgcgcagccttgagcctttgcttctgctttttaagactcctcgcggtggcaacaagccttttacgggcattctgctgctccgggtgcctgtccggcgttatgtcgtccggactattatccttgatagaatttgtttgttcggtttgattatccggattgccgttgtccggcagcggttcgccctgctccagcgctgggtctgtgtgatcgttatttctgtcaaggcgggatttggggcggcgcttgcgtcgccgctttgactgcttctcgagggaacaagccttcggtgcgtccttccgctcctcgtcgtcatcttttggtgcgtccaccatgtatacgtcatatgatgaggtgggcgtccagcgccctgtgggcggtggttcttcttcgcctcccgcatcgtcgtccataccgtcgatgttttcagagtcgaagtcgagcatgtcggttaaatcgtcgacagtggctacaaagtgggtggtgggtgggcgttgaatttcttcgtctttcgcatcccaatcctgctggccATGATCCGGGcagggctctcttgacaaagagagagactttagtgatttcataatatcgccgaagggcgagtgctgaaagatgtccgcggcggtaaactccatgatcggcgcccaattggattcgatcggctggggcgcggaaggttcggagtccggggaggagtccggctccttggagtcacgagtctcgcggagtgcggggctggtgttcggctcgatcgtcattgggattgcagcccccgaggcggcgtccaaccacccatcctcgatcggcgcagttggctccgaattaagggtcgaagccgatgcgggtgcggcctccagggcactgttcggcggcagagctagatcatgcccgtcgtgacagtgcggcgcgctcggcagtggctcgactccgtcgaagatcaagtccccgcggatgtcagccgtgtagtttaaacttccaaacctgacctgacggccaggggcgtagctttcgatctgctccagatggccaagcaaattagcccgcagtgcaaagccgccgaagacagagatctgtccggggagacaagtttcaccctggaccgcatcactatcgatgatagtaggagccatcaagcctgacggcgacgacacagaggaactctcaatgaaagcaccaatgtcggtgtcaaaaccggcggatctcgggtagggggtcccgaactgtgcgtctaggccggatggtaacaggaggcaagggacacgaagttttacccaggttcgggccctcttgatggaggtaaaaccctacgtcctgcttgattaatattgatgatatgggtagtacaagaatagatctaccactagatcggagaggctaaaccctaaaagctagcctatggtatgattattgttctgtatattgtcctacggactaaaactctccggtttatatagacaccggagagggttagggttacacaaagtcggttacaatggtaggagatctacatatccgtatcgccaagcttgccttccacgccaaggaaagtcccttccggacacgggatgaagtcttcaatcttgtattttcatagtccaggagtccggctgaaggtatagtccggccatccggacaccccctaatccaggactccctcaattagaGCGGGTTTTTTGGGCTGGGAATGGCTGTCAATGGTGGGCAATGTTTGGTGGCTTGGCAAATCATATGTCGGCCCACTTGCTTCGGTGGTTTGGGCATTAAGAACCTCGAGCTACAAGGGCTGGCCTTGCGTGTACGGTGGGAGTGGCTCAGAAGAACGGACCCCAGCTGGCCCTGGCAAGGCTTGCATCTCGTGATCGGCAAGGAAGCCAAAGCAGTGTTCGATATCATGGTACTCATCAAAGTTGGAGACGGTTCTTCGGTCCTATTCTGGACAGATAGGTGGATAAATGGCTTCTCAATCAGGGACATCACCCCCCCTGATCGCAGCAATGGTTGAGAAACGGATCAAGAACAAGAGAACTGTCCAACAGGCTCTTCTCCATGGCGCTTGGGTACATGATATAGCTGACCAGCTCTCCTTCACTGCCCACATGCAGCTCATCCACCTCCAGCAGGCTATTGCAACGGTGGCCAGGAATGACACGGAGCCTGATGCCTTCACTTGGCCATGTGATGTGTCCGGCACCTATTCGGCAAAGTCCACCTACAATAGGTTGTGCTTAGGCCtaacccgctccgccaccgccaacCAAATTTGGAGAAGTTGGGTGCCTCTCAAATGCAAAATCTTCGCCTGGTTGGCCTCTCAATATCGGCTCTGGACCTCGAATCGTAGAGCTAGACATGGGCTACAAGAGACTACATCGTCTTGTTACACGTGCGAGCAGGAGGAGGACACGGTGGATCACATCCTAGCCCAATGCGTTTATGCGAGACAATTTAGGCACGGATGCTTCGAGGCCCTACAAGTCAACATCCAAATCCCAAACCAAGACGACACTTTCATGGCATGATAGGAGAGGACGCGTGCCTTCTTTCATGGGAAGATCAAGAGAGTTTTCGATTCCTTTGTCATTGCTACCGCGTGGCACCTCTGAAAGCAAAGGAACGCTAGGGTGTTTAATAGGAACGACCAAATCAGGTCGGACACTAGCTCAGTGCTTAAAATTCTTGAAGAGACAAAGCTATGGAAGTCGGCGGGATTAGGAGTTGAGGGTTTAGCTAGATTCGTGAGAGAGTAGGCTTTGGTCTTCTCTGTACGGAGTCGGAGTTCATGTCTTGACGACTCGTCGTCTTGTACGGTCGCTTGTAATCAACTTTTCTCTTTTTTCTATAAAAATATGATACGCttttggcgtactctcgaaaaaaagtcTCATCCCAACTCATACGTAATTCATCTTCGTGCGTGCCCTTCACGTATCCTACTACTCCTTGTCTTTTCGAAAGCCTGCCTCCAAGGCGCCAACCGAGCAGCCAGCACACAAAAGCGGAGGCATGCTAATTTTATTcgcaaaaaataaaagaagaaagcaTGCTAATTATCGTAGCTCCCTTTACAGGTGCATAGCGCGATACATACGCCGTACCTTCCAGGTGCATAGCCTCCTTCTGATCCTTGCTCTCTCCCTACTTCTGTAGTTTGGTCCGTTCGTATATACCCATACAAACCTTCGATTCTTGTTTGGACAGTCCGGCGTCAAAACGCTGGCTTAGCTGCACTGCTCAGCCTGTCTCATCGCTTTCAGGTTTCAGCAAATCTGCGATGCAATTGGTACTTTCCCATTCTATGTCAGGCTGTATGTGGTCCCTTTGCTTTTGCGTGCGAGCACTCGAGCAGACGTCCCAACCACAACGCATGATTGACCAGCCTGGTCTATGTTCCTGTGGTTTcgatctaaacgttcttatatttctttacagaccGAAGTACTATGgagctgtttggattgtgactatctttgtcATATACTGTCATATAATTTTTGTCACACTTGTCACATTTGCCTTAATTGAGTTGCTTAAATTGTTAGTCACCCTTTGGCTTGCTTAAAAAAATCTTACCAcattttttgtgtctatgacatgtggagttcactgctcataaaaaaaattCTTGCTTTAGGTGTGGCTAGAATCAAACACCTatctaacttgatcaaatttgCCTAATGTTAGATATGTAAAGTGTGGCAAGGTGTAATTATCTGTAGCTATCGCTTGTGTAACTATGTATGTAGAGTGGAACCAGCCAGGCTTGACCATGGTCCACGCATCTTGTACCTCAAAAAAGGAACACCGTTTGGGTGCGCTGATCCCTCGAAATCATTCTGGGAAGCTTACGCACCCCGGTCACGTTATCTTGGCCGCCCGTACGTGCAGGGATCTGTGCCGTCGTCAGCCGCTAAAACAGGTCACGGGCGTTGCGGCAGTACGATTACCCGCCACAGGTCTGTGATCATCCTAGTTCCAGTAGGCTACTGTGCATGAAGTCTAGCTGGGCACTCCAGCTAAAAGACATGCGCATATGGACAAAGTCAACAACAACACAGCTTCACATGTTCGTGACATGGTTTTTAACTTCACTCCGCTTTTGGGGTACGCGGCTGGAAGAGGGTTCGCTGGCAGTGCCTGGTGACCATAACTCATGTAGTACTATGCACATGTTTTAGGACATGAACGAAGTACATGATGAAAAGTCACAGTTCATGTATAATATACATGGTTTGGTAAGCCCAGACACTGAAAACATGAACGATGCACGGGTTCGACCAAGTCAAAGCATTCGGTCAACTCTAATGCCGTGCCTCAAATCATTCACAAATGTTCGGACTTCATAGTTCATACATTTTTCATCATTCAACGTCGTGAGATAAACGTCTGTTGCATCGTTCGAATGTTCAAAATCTCACAAACTAGGTACAGTAGTGACCACATATACGGAGGTGAGCACGGGACACCATGGATACAACGGCTAAAATACACGAGTCGACATGGACGTCGGcacggtagcaacgacggacgttAAGGCGAGCATGACGCCATGGATACAATGGTTAGAATACATGAGTCAACATGGACGTCGGCATGGTAGCGACAACGGACGTCAAAGCGAGCATGACACCATGAATACAACACTTAAGGTGCGCGACTCGACGCGAATGTCTGGACGGTAGCAACAACAGACACGAAGACGAGCACGTGATGCCACGAATACAACACTTAGGATACACGACTCGACGCAAACATCGGGACGGTAGCCGGAGACAAGTACGTATGCCATGAATACAATGGTTAGGGTACGCAAGTCGACGCGGACGTCTCCACGGTAACGACGACGATGGACGCGAAGACGAGCACGGTACGTCAGGGATACAATGGTTAGGGTACGCAAGTCCACGCGGATCTTCGGGTATATCTAGACGTGTCTATGTACATATAGGGGTCCGGATTTTACAAATATGGTTGTCTAGAAGCTCCAACGCTCATATTTTGCCAGGGACATCCGGATGTGCTTCGCACATGTCAAGCACATGCATTTTTCTACGATAGCTAGTTGGATGTTTTTTTTCTTGCATTGACACGGGAAAGTAGAGGGAACAGTGCCagattttatttagacagtgagcCCGTCTCGTGAGCATTCATCGATCTTCGGGCGACAGAAAGAAACAAGATATCTCAGAACCTAGGGGACTTATCCATTCAGTCCTATCCACCAGCCTGCCAACCCACTGTACGAGTCAGGTCATGACGCTGGTTAATGGAGCTTAATGCTACGTATCTCGAGGTACAGGAAAAAGAACGGACTGCCAAGATAATGCGGCCCGGGTGCATAAGCTCAAAAAATCCACCTTCGCTGATCCCTCCCTCCATTACACGACTATTACTACGCGCACGACGCGCTCATCATCGCCAGCTTCAGCCCCCCGTCGTGGGCTCCATCTCGCCGCCTCTCCCCCGTACAAAAATACTCCCCCGGTCTCAGGCATCCAGCGAGCCATTCGCCAGCACGTCCGCACAACTGCCGCACCCGCCGATCGGTAGCCACCACCTGCGCCAGCCAGCTTCGACCGATGGACGGCGACACGACGTTCACGAAGCTGTTCGTGGGCGGCCTGGCGTGGCAGACGCAGCGCGACGCCATGCGGCGCTACTTCGAGCAGTTCGGCGACATCGCGGAGGCCGTCGTCATCGCCGACAAGCACACCGGCCGCTCCAGGGGCTACGGATTCGTGAGCTTCGGTTCCCGCAGATAGATTCCGTTCGGTCACAATGTGAGCGCCAAGCTCATCTCTGGTGCTCGTGTCGATCCTTTCCCAGGTGACGTTCAGGGACCCCGAGGCCGCGGCGCGGGCGCTGCAGGACCCGACGCCGGTGATCGACGGGAGAAGGGCCAACTGCAACCTGGCGGCGCTCGGCGCTTCGCAGCGCGCGCATCCGGCCGCCGCGGCGCCGTTTGGTACGATCGATTCGCATCAGCAGCTTTTCTACTCACAGCTACCGAATTATCGCTGAAAACCTCTACGAACTGCGATCTTGTTCAGGGATGGTCAGGTCGACGCCGCCGGCGACATCGTCTTCGTCGTACCAGAGCTCTGCCGCTGCCGCGATTGCAGCCTCCTACTTCCCCCAGCAGGCTCACTACGCCTATCCTTACTACTACGGGTAAATTTGCTTTCTTTCGCTTGCCATTAGCTTGGCATTTGCTCGCAAAAAGAAGTTAATTGGCCATTTTCGTCAGGAAGTGTATTCATCTGCTTGATGTTTTGCCTCTGCAGGTATACGGGAGGGTATTCTCACGAAAACATGTATCAAATGCAAATGGTTAGTATCCTTCTCTAAGATTTGATGCTTGAAGCATGAGGTTTGCAATCATACACGGTCGTTTTGAGATCCCAAGTTGCACAAATCATTCTTTCCCCCGTTTTGACATTCCCTCACTTACagggtgtttgttttcagggacttaaataagtccctataagtctcaTCTAaatcaaacaggagggacttatagggacttaaagtgggcatttgggacttatgaaataagactcttaaGGAGGGGCTTATAGTTGTAATATGATCTTATAGAGATTTATAAGTCCCAGAAACCAAACATATAGGGATTTTTTAGGGATttgagacttataagttgggactaaaaaaatttctaggacttatgaaccaaacatggccttagctATTTCCAAAAGCTCCTTGGATTTTTCAATAGTTTTATGTTTTCGGAAAAACtctatttttaaaatatttttcaaAAACAAGTTTTGATTTTCATTACTTTAATGGTGTACACTAAGAAAACTAAAATTGGTGTTTGGATGTTATAAGGAAAATACATAAATTGTATAGACAGAAAGAGAAGAAACGTGAGGTGAGGTAAGACGATGGATTCACTTAGTCCTTGCGTGGCCAATGTTTCTATGTTAGGTACCTATTTTTCACTTTTTACTTCAAAACAACATTGTACTTTCGCTATAGCCTGCGATAGTTGGCAGAGCCATAGCTCGGACCTCATTGCGATGCCGGGAAAAACATGTTTTAAAACCTTGATAAATCCAGATGTAAATAGTCGATTACATAGAAATTTCAAAGGAACATAGGACATTGGTACCAAAGGAATATTTTCTGTAGGAACCTCGTAGGACGTTGGTACCAAAATTCCTAAATGGGCCTttcattactactccctccgtttttaaatataagtctttttaaagatttcaatgcggactatatacggagcaaaataagtgaatctacactctaaaatatgtcaatatacatccgtatatatatttcttattgaaatctctaaaaagacttatatttaggaatggaggagtaGATGTCAAAAAGAAAACTACCATGCACatagtttttatttatttatactaGACAACCCGTGCGTTGCTACTGGATATAAATATTCTAATATGTTAGCTCGTGATTTACCTGTTCATATTAATTCAATTATGTGAATAAATGTTAATCAAATTCTGCTCATGATTTACCTTATAGTTTGATGAGAAGTTCATTCGTAAATTAAGATGGAATTGGTAAAAAAAATATTATTGTGGCTGAGTTGCTGGGAAGGTGCAGTCAAATATGACATGGCAAGAAAAAACCCGGCTGGATGAAAGATATCATCGGAGGGACATGGTGGTACGTGCTCGTGCATTGCCACGGGAGCCAAATATTTTTTAGCTTAATAATTTGGTAGTCTGGGTCACACATGTTAAGTACATTAACGTAATCGATCGGCGCATGGAAAGGTGCGATCAAATATTGCGCAGAAATCAACAACATAATTCCATATTATTGTGAAAGGTAAGtaaattaatgtgattgagtgacCTACCTACGGTAGAATATGATGTGATGGGAAAAAtggatagataaaaaaagatagagACATGGTGAACGGGAACCTTTTGTCTTCATGAAAAGAAGTGTTATTTGTACTAGAGCCGCGTTACTATCTCTCTCTTAGTTTACAGGGCGTGTGCGTGCCCCTAgatcgttaatttgaccaacttaatataagtcatatattacaaaaaatataccaatataaacttcagatgctCTATTTTCAAatcgtataatttttgtgttatatagtttatattagggtgataaaattgacaacctagataTACGCATAGGACttataaactgaaacggaggtagtatttAATTTCTGGACCAGATTTTTAGGTTTCAGCAAAATCGCATGTTTTTTGAACCATTATGTTCGTACAAGTTTAATTGGCGAGTATGACAAATCTGTGATTCAACTTTTTTGCCAGGAAATTGCAAACTAAATTTGTCATTGCGTGCTGATATAAATTGCCATTAAAAATGTTTGATTTGCCCTGCCACGGCTATAAGCCTgacatcattttttgaaaaaacaattgaaaataaagttttagtaaTATTTTTACCTACTGCATACGTGCCGCAGAGCTACTATGGCGCGCAAGGTGGAACGAGcgtgcagcagcaacagcagcagcagtcacAAGTGCAAACATACTACACAGCAGCTGGGCCGGAAGGAGCTCAGCAAGGGTTCTCACCATACTATCTCCAGCAGATGCAAGCAGGCAGCAACCAAGGTCAGAGTTCTTCCGCGGCAGTCATGCAGTACTCACAGATGATGCAGTACGCGGCACACATGCAGCAAGCGGCGCACGCCGCCGGGCTCCACAGCGCCGACGCTCCAGAGAGCGCCAGCGACTCAGGTTAGGATTGCGATTTGTCCTTCCAATTGAGGCAAACAACAGATCTGTGTGTGTTGGTTGATTTTCAAGAACTCCTGAAAACCAAGTTTATCTGCTCGTTGCTGCAGCTACGGGGACGGGTGGAGCTGCAGCGGCCGTCGGATCCGACACGTCGTCTGACACTGATAGGAGAGCTGCGGCTTGATGTAGCCTTGCACCCCGAGCCGTTGTCCATGACTAACAAAAGTGAAGAAAAGAATTGTATCCGTTAACACATTCTTAAAATTTTATGCCCAGTAGACTGCACTCTTACAGATTCGTCAGGATGCGCTGCCTATAGTATAGCATCTCGATTCAGTTATCGGCTTCTTCCGCATTCTGAAAGAAGAACACATCACATCACACGATGACACAACAGGGAACTAATGTCTCGATACAGTAGTAATTAATCGAAATGTATCCAGCTGATCAAGCAGCCGAACACTTATTCCATTGATTTGCCAAGTACATTTACGTACAGCACGACATGTTCTGCGCAACGAGCGCGCAGATAGGGTCGGAGAAGAACGGCACACTACGTCTACAAAGAGCACGCACTCGCACGGTCACGCCTCGGACAGCTGAAATCTCAAAGCCTCAGATGCAGGGTACAGAGTCTCGCACAAACTCATCACTGGACCTGCACGTCGATGACCTTGCGCTCGGTCTCCCTCTTGGGCACGGACACGAGCAGCACGCCGTTCTTGAGCTCGGCGCGCACCTGGCTCTTGTCGCACTCGTCCGGCAGAGCCAGTCGCATGTCGTAGGAGCTCACGCTGCGCTCCTTCCACCA from Triticum aestivum cultivar Chinese Spring chromosome 4A, IWGSC CS RefSeq v2.1, whole genome shotgun sequence harbors:
- the LOC123085174 gene encoding RNA-binding protein 38, which translates into the protein MDGDTTFTKLFVGGLAWQTQRDAMRRYFEQFGDIAEAVVIADKHTGRSRGYGFVTFRDPEAAARALQDPTPVIDGRRANCNLAALGASQRAHPAAAAPFGMVRSTPPATSSSSYQSSAAAAIAASYFPQQAHYAYPYYYGYTGGYSHENMYQMQMSYYGAQGGTSVQQQQQQQSQVQTYYTAAGPEGAQQGFSPYYLQQMQAGSNQGQSSSAAVMQYSQMMQYAAHMQQAAHAAGLHSADAPESASDSATGTGGAAAAVGSDTSSDTDRRAAA